Genomic DNA from Pelosinus sp. UFO1:
TCTAGTTATATTAGAATGCATTAAAGAAACTAATTTATCTTCCCTTTAATTAAACTCATATCGTTCTCGCACTATATCCGTGCTGACGTAAATTATGCAAAATTTGTTCCGTATGCAGTGCATCTCTTGTCTCTAAACTAATTTCAATAACGGCTTGCCCAATCGGAACATTTTGTTCTACACGATCATGAAAAACAGAAATAACATTTGCTTGCGTATTCGCAATTACTGTCAATAATTGCTGTAACAAACCAGGCCGATCCGTGATTTGTGTAGAAATTTTAATACGTCTTCCAGCTTTGACTAACCCTCTTTCTATAATACGAGAAATAAAGTTTACATCTATATTTCCGCCAGATACGACACTTACGACTTTACCCTTGGCAGGAATCTTATGATTTAATATTGCTGCCAACGCAATTGCCCCTGAACCTTCCACCATTAATTTTGCTCTTTCCAACAGCATTAAAATCGTACTTGCGGTGGCTTCATCATCAACAACTACGATATCGTCAACATAATGATCTACAATAGGAAAAGTTAAATCTCCAGGAGCTTTTACAGCAATCCCATCGGCAATAGTCACAGCATCAGGCGTACTTTTTAGAATATGAGCATATTTAGACATATACATGGCGGGTGCCCCTTGGGCTTGGACACCATAGATTTTCACGTGGGGAGCCAATTCTTTTACAGCAAGGGCAATACCAGCAATCAATCCACCACCGCCAATGGGCACGACAATCGCTGAAACATCCTCTAGCTCTTCTAATATTTCAATTCCCACTGTCCCTTGCCCTGCGATTACTTGATAATCATTAAACGCATGAATAAAGGTTTGCCCATTTTCTTGTTCTAATTCTTGCGCCCTATGAAAAGCATCATCATATACGGTTCCACTCAACAGGACTTCTGCACCATATCCT
This window encodes:
- the ilvA gene encoding threonine ammonia-lyase, translated to MKQGIDLADVKQAHHAMYDVIHHTPLDKSVTFSNMAGCDVYLKLENLQKTGSFKLRGAYNKIHSLTPEERAKGVIAASAGNHAQGVAYAARMMEARATIVMPEVAPLAKIIATRGYGAEVLLSGTVYDDAFHRAQELEQENGQTFIHAFNDYQVIAGQGTVGIEILEELEDVSAIVVPIGGGGLIAGIALAVKELAPHVKIYGVQAQGAPAMYMSKYAHILKSTPDAVTIADGIAVKAPGDLTFPIVDHYVDDIVVVDDEATASTILMLLERAKLMVEGSGAIALAAILNHKIPAKGKVVSVVSGGNIDVNFISRIIERGLVKAGRRIKISTQITDRPGLLQQLLTVIANTQANVISVFHDRVEQNVPIGQAVIEISLETRDALHTEQILHNLRQHGYSARTI